ATCAGTTAACCTCTACACACGACATGCGAAAAAAGAATACGACGATGCTGGAATTagcttttgtaaataaaagtttattgcTACAACATGCCTTAATTTGCTCTATTCAAAATATAACTATAGAAGAGCAAAAGGTACTACGTTCAAATCGTAGTATACTTTTCCCCTTGACAGGACGTGTGGTACAAACAATAATGAAGTTCACGGGTTGCACACTTAAACACATCCATAAATTTGAAAGAATTATCACAGTAAAACATAGAACAAGTGACTGAACGGAAAATTAATGAGTTAGAAAACTTGCGGTCGTTGTTTTACAAGTTTACAAAAGGAATGGCAAAGGACATAATCCAGTATGCACGATCACTACCACCGGCTGTAATTCCTACCATACCCACCACTACTAGAATTTCCAAACCTAGACGCTGAAAACCTATGATGATTTGACCAAGCTGAACCTTGGGACATAGGGGTTCCATCATGACCAGTCCACACCTTGGAAGATTTATAACCTGGAGTATGACTTCCACTACCGAAGGAATGAATTGTAGTGCTTCTGGAATATGGTGACCCTGAAAACCTATAGCTGTTCCTCATTGCCATGGGAGGAAAGAATTCTTCAGGATGCTCGGTGCTCCAGTCACCTCTACTCCTGGATTTCTTAGGAGTTGTATAGCCTTTATGTTCCGCCGGATGCTCCGTTGTCCACCCACCTCTACTCTTGGATTTCTTTGGAGTTGTAAAGCCTCTTTCTTCGTCAGGATGCTCCTGCATCCAGCCACCTCTACTCTTTGATTTCTTGGGAAGAGAAAAGCCTCCTCTCTCTTCCGTAGGAGATCGTTTCTTTCTGCGAGCTACATCCATATCATTAGGTGCTGATCTATTTCCTAtgtaatcattttctttatgggatcttttatcttttgtgcGTGATGAGTCACGACTCCTCTTTACTGTCTGCAGAGGAAAGCACAGCACCCAAAAAACTACTTAGTCTAAGCCACAAGATACTCAGAccaacaataaaaacaaaaggtaaacagctgtaataaattaaagaaacaatAATGGGACAATAAAATATCCTAAAATGTACCTTTACAGCACTTGTGCACTCCCGGGCAAAATGCCCTTCTTCACCACATTTGAAGCATGAACTAGGTGTCGCTCCACTTGCAATCTCATCCTGCAACCTTGAACATGCCTGCATCAATTAACACAAATTTAGATATGCTAGCCATAATCTTAAGTTTCAAGAACTGAAAATATTTCATGTTTAAAAACAACTGGAAGTTTTTTAACAAGGCCACAGAAATATGCATGTGTTAATCACAATAATCCCCTAAATGTTCTTCAAAATGACATTCAGTCAACTACAGATTTAACTATCGTTTAATAATGCTATTGAACCATAGATCTAACAAGAGAAGGTCACCAGTAACCAAGTATTTTTTGGACCTTTTCCTGTACACTCCAGACATAGACActgtttagtaaatataagaATGGAATATTTTGTGGTGATTACAAAGTGCACATGAATCAGGTCTGAGTGTATGATGTGccatctttttattttagaaatatctAACTGGAAGTCTTGGGGCAGCTTTTTGTAATCTTCCATTTTCTGAGCTCTGCAAAGTGCTCAAAACCAGGAGCCATTGCTGCTTTTAGATGAGACAGACAGTATATAAGATCATTTGTCCCTACTCCAACAATCATATATCATCAAGTGCTATAGCTTAAGACTTGAGAGTCTCCTTTGGTTACCTAGGCATGAAAATTTCTATTAAAAGAATGAAAGGACAACTTCAGATTTTGAAGGTTGAAAAGAAAGTTCAATAAGGATATCATTGATGTTTTAGGTTTGGGACAGTGATTCATTCCTTCATGTAGTGGCTTTTGGTCATGTTAACAAGTAATTTCAAAAGTAATGATTGAATATTTTCAGGCTATTTTAACTTTTTGCACGTTTatttccattaaaaaaataatcttgcAAGCATTCTGGCAGGTCTAGTATTAAAATGATGACAATTacgaagaaagaaagaaacaatcAAACAAAGTCCCCCAACTAAGGAGAGTCACACAGGAAGAGTAGCGTAGATTATGCAAGAGGTCATCAGGCAAGATCAATAAGCCTTTAAGTAAAACTTACCAAACCAGTATGACCCAACCGACCACATTTGTAACAAGAAATTTCTCCTGGTGTTGCATCATCAGAATTGACACAGCACAAGTGGCCAAGTTTCTTGCAGACATAACATTGAATTTCCTAATTTAACAGAACAAAGAATCAAACACTCAGTGACTTTGCAATTCACATACAATGCGAGTCACTATTTTTAagcaaattgaaccaaaaaatttcCCAAATTTGCCAGAAAAGTAGGAGAATGAACAGAACAACCTGAAGATCATCCAATGAATAATCATTCTTGCATCCAAACATATCATGCCCAGAATTTCCACACTTTAAGCAAATTGCAATGGTTCCGGGAGTACTTGCATGCTTCTCCGGGCAGTCTCTAGCACGGTGACCACCTTTCTTACAGATAAAGCAATCTTTTGTCTGCAGGAGCATAATACAAATTTCAATAACATTCATATACCAATAAAAAGATGGAAATTGGTAATAAGACATACTTTAGTACATTGTTTTGCATTGTGTCCCAAAACACCACAAACATAGCATGGCTTCTTCCGCTTTGCCACTGAACAGTTCACAGCAGCATGACCTTCCTCGCCACAGTTGAAACACGCTCCCCAACTATTGTTTGGTGGATCAAAATACCTCGGGCCCCGCTGATAGAACAGAAACACAGAGTGATATGATATATCCCCGACTACCCCTTTCTCATGGACAGtagtattttcaaaaatgtcatttCAGATCAAAGATTTCAACTCACAAGCAGCTTTCGCAGAACCATATTGTCGCCTGTCTGAACTGCACCTCCTTCCACAGACTCATGATTCTCATTATCTTTGATGGTCTGCTCCATCTCTTGTTCATTGGCTATAACAAcctaaagaaaacaaaagaatacaTCTTTTCAAACAAACATAATCATGAACATGGTTGTGCAAgtagaaatttaaatttgattatatttcaaaaagaaaaaaaaaattataggcaAGGTTTCAAAAATGGGTCCACAATAGCAACTTTGGCTGCATTATCAATGTTTCTGAGGTCTCCACGACCacagtttagggtttagggtttcgctACAGTTTCGCTAAACCACAGTTTCGCTACCGCATTAGCcacaatttttttacaacatCAAGATCAGTGACAAAGCTGTAACCACAACCGCAATTTAAAACCTTTATTTCAAGTGAAATAGATTAacaatacatataattaaagaCTTGGAGAAGAAAAATTGCACTATTTTCAAATAACAATTGGTCCACTTTTATCAGTTGTTCCAAATTTCACTTCAATCAGAATCTATTTgactaaaacaaaaacaatgtcATAACCATAAGGAGAGTATGGGTCCCTGTAGATTAAACCAAAAGAAAGTTCAATTCACatgaaaataacaacaaataaaaaaaaccaaactTTTTTACTCAAGAAATGGAATGAGCCAAACAGGGAATAAGACTTACACTTTCATCCCCAATCTCAATCTTCAACTtagttattttcttcttctccttcacttCAGAATCAGCGATTGCACTGGGCACATCAGAAACGCTGACGTTCCGGACCACAGCGAGCTCGAGTGTCTGCGAAGACAAAACGTCGTCGCTTGGGGCGGCGTGCTTGGCTGCACGCATTCGCATGGCTTTTTCGACAATCTTGAGGCTGAGATCTTGGTTGGCTTCGTCGTCGTCGCTGCTGAAGACAAGTGACGGCGAAGCGCCGGTAAAATGGTCATCGCCGCGCTCCTCCATTGCCTTCGATTTTGGCTTCTCTTTGCGCCCCATTCCCTGCTATTGCAACTGCAGACTTGGAGGATGGAAACCCTAATTACCGAGGATTGTCAGGATATAGACACAAGTGAGAGACCAGAGTttgaaaactaaagaaaaagatcttctcttttaatatataagtttaaatacctttttttttctaatttttgtgaattttgttttatttggtttttatttttttaaaatatttaaaatgatcttaaattttgtaatttgtgttcaatttggttctttttgcAGAAATCGTTTAAATTGTTAATGGAAGTGTCAATTTAGCattgtgacacgtgacagtatctcgtgtttttttttttaaatttaatcccaattttcgttaattttattcaatttagtcctaattttcgttatttttgttcaattcagtcctaattagagatgacaaataaactcgcccttgtgggtattgtccgaacccatTCCCTGCATTGACGGAGTATGGGTATGGAAATGGGGAATCTCCgatttttcaattgggtatgaggatgagtATGTagatgtacatatccccaccATAATATTCAtctccgtttaaattattaaaatattcacaattatatatatatattctattctttatttcttctaattatttcgtttatcatgaaactcatttgcatttCCATCTTATCatacatttatgtaattatgtcaaaatgatgtatgttaattaaaaaaaatttatgtcttacatttgaatatttatattattttttaatatttttaattattgtatatttttctttcacataagaatgtttaatactcttaatttaagtgtttaatagtctaaacatttcatttactaagtaacataaaaaaaatatttacttataattattcatttttatttcatttgaataactcttttatttcgctaaaataattttcattctttctcaaccatatagtatatattttgatatttgaaaCGTTTGCTTAGATctctaatgtattttttatcttatcatattcttaattatacatttgtttttctttgtgctaTTTCTTCAATAGtatctcaaattgtttctaagacacacatttgttaattttttaatatttttatttgtttattttcatcatgagTAGAATACTATTtggatatattttatctaattatttttattttctaactcattattagTCATggtgtaattttttcactataattgtataaataacttttatttactaaaatatgaaaatttaatgtaattgtcatgaatattttgttATCGCCATCAAAcctatattggagttcaaaagatacaagatctatgtcaaaattttattattatgtttattatttgttctttgcgtcattttgatcaagtgatgtattatagaTTTTATTAGTGCATAAAAAAGAGAtctattagaatttaaaaaattgaaataaacaaacatttaaaatatattttaatttgaatatttgttttccttttatatttctaaaaaaatatttttaaattttatcaattaggtttcattaatgtttgcaaatttaataaatgttttggttctcatgagattttaattagtattctaatataaaatgtaaacaattataatttatttcaaagtatttgatatcaaagaaaaaaccatcctcctaatattgaatatttgataatattatgttttctttaccgtaattttttttatttataaaaattaattaagattgatattgaagtagtaagaaaacgggtatgggtatgagtaaGAGATTATACTCTTTACCCCATGGGGATGAAGATagaacaaaagtttgatacgcGTTgaatttgggtatggggatgaggataaattttttctacagggatgggtatgggatagcgaaacccgtccccgccccactccgttgccatccctagtccTAATTTTGTCTCTataaaaaatgaccaaatttaaaaaattaacaaaaattttattgaaaattttatttttattaaaatccacatttattttaaatatttctttcattatttttataccaaACCTAACTATATTTTTGGAGGGGAACTATTATATATGGGTGATTTTTGGTACATGttaaagttagtttaaaattagaggaaaaaattttcattgtttataaaattagaaagaaaattcttcattattttttaaatgattcagTACAACACTtacatagaaattaaatttggtcaatttggagaggaGCAAAATTGTGattgatttgaacaaaattaacgaaaattatgactaaattgaataaaattaacgaaatttgggaccaaattgaatataagccACGAGATACTACCACGTGTCACAAtgctgacttgacacgtgaacaactttctaaaattaaaaaaaattaaaaattaaaaaaatcacatccGTTAACGATTTAAACTGCATGTCtgcaaaaaggaccaaattgaacacaaattacaaaaattaggaccattttaaatatttcaaaaaaatgaggaccaaacgAAACAAAACTcacgaaaattaggaccaaaaaggtatttaaaccccatatatatatatatatatatatatatatatatatatatatatatatatatatataaagagtaagtatatatattattactatatattattatatattatatataatataaagagattttttctttacaatattttatttttctaaaattaaaaattattttaatatatagttaccttattttcgtttttatatattcacttagcgatattaaaatattattacttaatatcatatatatatatatatatatatatatatatatatatttaaaaaaatcgtACATATATTAGTAGATATTTTTACACtagttattataatattgatttttcttttctcttttatattatatatatatatatatatatatatatttatatttatgtattaattttttaagtttccaTTATAAAAagctttaaaaatattttcattatataaatataattatatattttttggataaaattaaaaatatttataatgactttttatatatgttttaatgtaactttatttttcattttggaaaaatttaCAGCTAtacttattatataataataacattataaaaattaattaaaaactatttttattattgttttctattatataatgtttataactttaatataaattttaataatcttttatGCTTACATTTATATTTTCGTAACACTCATTTGTGTcgattttttttactatatagcaaaattttgtaataaactacgaaagaatttataattattgaaataaaaatattgataaattaaaattaatttttataaaaaaataataaaaagaaacaattttacattttttattgtataattttttttaaggtgacaaatatttaattattatttttaaaaagtcaaCTAAActctaattttgtttaaaaatacataatgttTAAGTGTAacgtgtttttatttttaacttttatttattttatttatttatttatttttctcattttttttatttgaacccTCATTTAGtctttaatgttattttttttattgattttggggcttaaaagattaatttaattaaaatttgtcaaaattttatttattgagcttctaacatacaaatatattaaaaatattatttttggtgTGTAAATTGATCAAATCCACAAAACACTTCTAAGATAAGATTAAAATCAGCAAAACCTAAAAGATAATATACAAGAGGCTAAAAACATCCATAGTTTATATTCTCTATAccccaataaaaaaaattgtcctgCACAGCCTAATTTACTTATACGCTCCCATTTAGTAATAGGACACacaattaacatttatttttacatcTCCTTAACTTTCTATTTTTACCCCTCCTACCATTCAAAATCAACCCTTATGAAACTTCCATGTGTCCATCAATTTGCACCAACCCGGAGTCATAAATCATCTCCATCTTCTCCCATCAAAACCTTCTCTCATCAAAAGCTTTCACCTTGGTTTCACATTGGACCAGACCTCCCCATTGTTTTCGGGAAATGTAGCTCCACGAAGAAACAATTACAAACCACACACTGCGTCGAAAACCAACGTTGCAACCATTAAGCATACACACCTTGCTGAAAAATGAAGAACACAAAATGCATGTCTTATCAACACTGATAAACCTCTTATCATGTAAAGATTTAATCAAAACTCGATTTTCTCACTAATGTTAACTAATACATTATAGTGATCAACCAAGGATCAATCCGAAAGATAGGCAaggaaaaaataatgatttattgAACATGTCTTGTGAAATGGAGGAAATCTATACAAACTTTACTAAACTCTTATTAAaagtgaaattaaataaatcatctCCATCTTCTCCCATCAAAACCTTCTCTCATCAAAAGCTTTCACCTTGGTTTCACATTGGACCAGACCTCCCCATTGTTTTCGGGAAATGTAGCTCCATTGTCAGCCTCCAACGAAGAAACAATTACAAACCACACACTGCGTCGAAAACCAACGTTGCAACCATTGAGCATACACACCTTGCTGAAAAATGAAGAACACAAAATGCATGTCTTATCAACACTGATAAACCTCTTATCATGTAAAGATTTAATCAAAACTCGATTTTCTCACTAATGTTAACTAGTACATTATAGTGATCAACCAAGGATCAATCCGAAAGATAGGCAaggaaaaaataatgatttattgAACATGTCTTGTGAAATGGAGGAAATCTATACAAACTTTACTAAACTCTTATTAAAAGTGAAATTAAATTGCACCTAAAATGACATGAATGTATGTAAATGCAAAGTGTTTGATGAAAGTTCAAGATGAACTAAGTGTGTGTCTATGCATGGATCAACAATTTGGATGTTCTAAATACAATCTAAACATACAGGATACAGGATGCTTCTAACATCTAAATGAAACACAAAATCAACCACTGGAAAcgatttaaaactaaaatatacaaaaataaaaaatttggaaaatttccCGAGAGTGTTAATATGCGTAGGTACATTGCAACATCAAAGCTCAAATTATAgtgcataaaattaaaatgtaatgatGTGAAATAGTTGGAAGTGATCTTTATTGAACATAGGAACCAAAATCACACGAAATGATTAGGTAAAATGCAAATCCTAAtttatgaaccctaattaacGGTATTAACGAATAAACACGTGAACGACGAATTGGATGCAATGCTTGGTAAATTTAGTGTGGAAATGGTTCAAAAACACTACGTATAACATCACGATGAAGTTACAAACATGAATCAAGCACAAGaaacacaaaaatcacaaaatctGAAATTGAAATGTGAATGAAACAGTGTGTGACAGTGCACGAGTTTTGCAGAACTAAAATTCGTGATTCAAGCTACCTGATTTATGTATGATTGATCTTAGATCAAAAGACATTTGATATCTAAATAAGATGACGATTGCAACTTCTGAAATTCAAGAATACTTCATTCGAATTTCAATGTTGAAATGGATAAATATCACTCAACCAAGCTCTCTTGAATCACGAGTTCAATTTAGAAGAAGAAACGTGAAATCATAGCAAAAGAAtggtgaaaatgaaaagaatatgTGAATCTACTAAAGAAGAACATGCTTACAACAATTGGTTCAGTGCAATGGAAAGAGTCACTCTAAAACATCTCCAAGAATCCTCAAATCAGCAGCATCATATGCATAAAAATAGTAAAGGGAAAATAAGATGTGGTTCTATGGTGGAGGAAATGGATAGTGTGTGTGAGTTGTGTGGTTGAACTTTTCCGAATGAATGGATTGGCACCAAACCTAATACAATGCAACACCTGTAATTAGTTCTACCAGTTTTTTTTAACTAACTAAACTAACCTATTTTGCCTAACTACTTTGCAATCTCAACTGGTAACTCAGGTGGAAGGTTTCCCAGTAGCTGCCACTAGCTAAATCAAATCCATTCTATCATGTTTGGGTGCTATCTTAGACTCCAGGACTTGGTGCAGTAAGTAAGCAAAGCCAATTGGCTCATAGCAGCTCTAACTTTCCTTCTCCAAAGGGCCTTCACTCGGCCTCATTTCCACTCTTTGCTCATTTGATCATGTTCCACACCATTCAACAATCCTCCTTGGGTTTAGATTTAGCTTCAACACACACTCCTTCTTGCATTTTAGGACTTAAAAAACAAGTTTAGAACTTACAATTCAATGCTATGCTACAACTAAAAGTCACCTAATTGAACCAAACGTGCAAAATTGAGATTCAAGAGTTTCATTCATCTAGTGACCATTTTTCAACCATACCAAGGTTAGCACAAATGTATTTTAACATCCTAAAACTTTTCCCACAAGTGCCATAACTTTTGgaattgaaaatcaaaaagTCAACTTTGGGTCAACTTTGGTTAACACCTGCACCGAAATGTCAACTCTACCATTTTGAGCAATTTGGTTGGATCTGACTTCTCTCATGGTTTTCCCTGGACATTTGCACTCTTTCTTGACTTTTATCTCTACATTAAACTCAAAAACCTCAAAATTGGATGTTATGCACATTAAACTCTTCCTAAAAGCTCCTAAAAATAGACTAAAACTAAACCAACTCTACTTCTAAGCCTATGTCTCCAAACTAAAACCAACTAATATGCTACCATCTATCATAACTAATAGTACTCCTAAGACTACACTAAAACTACATTAAAAACACCTAAATAAACTACTTTTGCAAAACTAGACTAACAACCTAACTAAACTAATTCTAGACCAATAACTCCTAATTAGCATTTTAATCTACCCTAAACAATGCAATTAGCCAAGAAAAACTCTAGCTAAGAAAAAACTCTAGCAATTTAACATTACAACATCAAACCATTGGACCTTTGTAGGACCTCTGCGTGAAATACCATGTAAATTGTAAAAGCTCTGGTAGCAACCACCAATAACCAGTCACTGGAAAAGCACTATAACAACACGCCCTCCATCATGCTAACAATTGCAAGCCACGCGACAACCACAAAAAATCCACACAGTTTTGACGACGGTCTCCAACGAATAGTTAAGGcttcactaacacaaaaaagcctaTAACATCATTTGTACGACGTTAGCCAAGTAGACTTGTTCACCCTCTGATGTTAATTACGATGACCTGCCTACCCCCTGACGTCAAAGAGATAAATGACGTCGGCCCCTAG
This portion of the Vigna unguiculata cultivar IT97K-499-35 chromosome 6, ASM411807v1, whole genome shotgun sequence genome encodes:
- the LOC114188658 gene encoding zinc finger CCHC domain-containing protein 7-like, with amino-acid sequence MGRKEKPKSKAMEERGDDHFTGASPSLVFSSDDDEANQDLSLKIVEKAMRMRAAKHAAPSDDVLSSQTLELAVVRNVSVSDVPSAIADSEVKEKKKITKLKIEIGDESVVIANEQEMEQTIKDNENHESVEGGAVQTGDNMVLRKLLRGPRYFDPPNNSWGACFNCGEEGHAAVNCSVAKRKKPCYVCGVLGHNAKQCTKTKDCFICKKGGHRARDCPEKHASTPGTIAICLKCGNSGHDMFGCKNDYSLDDLQEIQCYVCKKLGHLCCVNSDDATPGEISCYKCGRLGHTGLACSRLQDEIASGATPSSCFKCGEEGHFARECTSAVKTVKRSRDSSRTKDKRSHKENDYIGNRSAPNDMDVARRKKRSPTEERGGFSLPKKSKSRGGWMQEHPDEERGFTTPKKSKSRGGWTTEHPAEHKGYTTPKKSRSRGDWSTEHPEEFFPPMAMRNSYRFSGSPYSRSTTIHSFGSGSHTPGYKSSKVWTGHDGTPMSQGSAWSNHHRFSASRFGNSSSGGYGRNYSRW